One window from the genome of Haliaeetus albicilla chromosome 26, bHalAlb1.1, whole genome shotgun sequence encodes:
- the NR5A1 gene encoding steroidogenic factor 1, translated as MDYSYDEDLDELCPVCGDKVSGYHYGLLTCESCKGFFKRTVQNNKHYTCTESQNCKIDKTQRKRCPYCRFQKCLSVGMRLEAVRADRMRGGRNKFGPMYKRDRALKQQKKALIRANGFKLETVPQIMSPVQNDYSLSSTIHSIHAMSKTLPPNPAALTPVDYERSPYGTPSLGMTVPSHMPLASYHYPSFPNRTIKSEYPDHYTNAHESMPAYVYPETYPSSSPPDIPEVILKLLQLEPDEAQVKARILACLQQEQGKGRHEKLSTFGLMCKMADQTLFSIVEWARSCIFFKELEVGDQMKLLQNCWSELLVFDHVYRQLQHGKEHSVLLVTGQEVDMSTIATQAGSILNTLVLRAQELVLHLHSLQVDRQEFVCLKFLILFSLDVKYLDNHTLAKDAQEKANAALLEYTVCHYPHSTDKFRQLLLRLAEVRALSMQAEEYLYHKHLSGEVPCNNLLIEMLHAKRT; from the exons ATGGACTATTCCTATGATGAGGACCTGGACGAGCTCTGTCCGGTCTGCGGGGACAAGGTCTCCGGGTACCACTACGGGCTGCTCACCTGCGAGAGCTGCAAG GGTTTCTTCAAGCGGACGGTGCAGAACAACAAGCACTACACCTGCACCGAGAGCCAGAACTGCAAGATCGACAAGACCCAGCGCAAGCGCTGCCCCTACTGCCGCTTCCAGAAGTGCCTCTCCGTGGGGATGCGCCTGGAAG CTGTGCGTGCAGACAGGATGCGCGGCGGGAGGAACAAGTTTGGACCCATGTACAAGCGGGACCGTGCCttaaagcagcagaagaaagctcTGATCCGTGCCAACGGCTTCAAGCTGGAGACCGTGCCTCAGATCATGTCCCCGGTGCAGAACGACTACAGCCTGTCCTCCACCATCCACAGCATCCACGCCATGTCCAAGACCTTGCCGCCCAATCCTGCCGCCCTGACGCCCGTCGACTACGAGCGCAGCCCCTACGGGACGCCCTCCCTGGGAATGACTGTGCCCAGCCACATGCCGCTCGCCAGCTACCACTACCCCTCCTTCCCCAACCGCACCATCAAGTCCGAGTACCCGGACCACTACACAAACGCGCACGAGTCCATGCCCGCCTACGTGTACCCAGAGACCtaccccagcagctccccccCCGACATCCCCGAGGTCATCctgaagctgctgcagctggagcccGACGAGGCCCAGGTGAAGGCACGGATACTGGCCTGCCTGCAGCAAGAGCAAGGCAAAGGCCGGCACGAGAAGCTCAGCACCTTCGGCCTCATGTGCAAGATGGCCGACCAGACCCTCTTCTCCATCGTGGAGTGGGCACGgagctgcattttcttcaaGGAGCTGGAG GTGGGCGACCAGATGAAGCTGCTGCAAAACTGCTGGAGCGAGCTGCTGGTGTTCGACCACGTCTACCGGCAGCTGCAGCACGGCAAGGAGCATAGCGTGCTGCTCGTCACCGGCCAGGAG GTGGACATGTCGACCATCGCGACCCAGGCTGGCTCCATCCTGAACACACTGGTGCTGCGGGCACAGGAGCTCGTCCTGCACTTGCACTCGCTCCAGGTGGACCGGCAGGAGTTCGTCTGCCTCAAGTTCCTCATCCTCTTCAGCCTCG ATGTGAAGTACCTGGACAACCACACGCTGGCTAAGGATGCTCAGGAGAAGGCCAACGCGGCACTGCTGGAGTACACCGTCTGCCACTACCCCCACTCCACGGACAAGTTTCgccagctgctgctgcggctggCAGAGGTCCGGGCGCTGAGCATGCAGGCGGAGGAGTACCTCTACCACAAGCACCTGAGCGGCGAGGTGCCCTGCAACAACCTCCTCATCGAGATGCTGCATGCCAAGCGGACTTGA